The Desulfovibrio sp. Huiquan2017 genome includes a region encoding these proteins:
- a CDS encoding glycosyltransferase family 4 protein: MKIALCTPFKPLDNPSVSGDVTIVRDLRDALADLGHEVLPMPFFPAKEIWKHPGRWSGAYRAISRMTEAARGCEAWLTYNSYYKAPDVFGSACAARLAIPYAIFQASYAVNRGNKLATWPGYRLNRRAMLRADHIFCNRANDLRGCAKLLPPDRYSPVRPGLPVGLLARDQEAGTRLRKEWGAMNARVVLSAAMMRAGVKAEGLRWVFRACAELVERGRDIVLGVAGDGPCRAELESEARKLLGGRVHFLGLVERELLGGFFAAGDLFAFPGLKESVGMVYLEAQLCGLPVVATDDEGAPQVVAHNRTGLITGATIENFTRGVDELVRDPERCAALAANAPHYVTEEHDARRNYGYVAATLRRLAEARA; encoded by the coding sequence GTGAAGATCGCCCTGTGCACCCCGTTCAAACCGCTGGACAATCCGTCCGTGTCCGGCGATGTGACCATTGTTCGTGACCTGCGTGACGCGCTGGCGGACTTGGGTCACGAGGTGCTCCCCATGCCTTTTTTCCCGGCCAAGGAAATCTGGAAACACCCCGGCCGCTGGTCCGGCGCATATCGGGCCATTTCGCGCATGACCGAGGCGGCGCGCGGCTGCGAGGCCTGGCTGACCTACAACTCCTACTACAAGGCGCCGGACGTCTTCGGTTCGGCCTGCGCGGCCCGGCTGGCCATTCCCTACGCCATATTCCAGGCGAGTTATGCGGTGAACCGGGGTAATAAGCTCGCGACCTGGCCGGGGTACCGGCTGAACCGTCGGGCCATGCTCCGGGCGGACCACATCTTCTGCAACCGGGCCAACGACCTGCGCGGCTGCGCAAAGCTTTTGCCGCCGGACCGTTACTCCCCCGTTCGTCCCGGGTTGCCTGTTGGCCTGCTGGCGCGCGACCAGGAGGCCGGAACTAGGCTGCGCAAGGAGTGGGGCGCCATGAACGCGCGCGTGGTTCTCAGCGCGGCCATGATGCGCGCGGGGGTCAAGGCCGAGGGGTTGCGCTGGGTATTTCGGGCCTGTGCGGAACTCGTCGAGCGGGGCCGCGACATCGTCCTGGGCGTGGCCGGAGACGGCCCGTGCCGGGCGGAACTGGAATCCGAGGCCCGCAAGCTGCTGGGTGGGCGGGTCCACTTTCTCGGTCTGGTGGAGCGGGAACTGCTGGGCGGTTTTTTCGCGGCGGGCGACCTGTTCGCCTTTCCCGGCCTGAAGGAAAGCGTGGGCATGGTCTACCTGGAAGCCCAGCTTTGCGGGCTACCTGTGGTGGCCACGGATGACGAGGGCGCGCCCCAGGTGGTGGCCCACAACCGCACCGGGTTGATCACTGGTGCGACCATCGAGAATTTCACCCGGGGCGTGGACGAACTGGTCCGCGACCCGGAGCGGTGCGCGGCCCTGGCGGCCAACGCGCCGCATTACGTCACCGAAGAACACGACGCGCGGCGCAACTACGGCTATGTGGCCGCGACCCTGCGCCGACTGGCCGAAGCGAGGGCCTGA
- a CDS encoding histidine phosphatase family protein yields MTTYFCMRHGLTEWNRACRIQGNTDVPLCEEGRDMARKWGRSLAGEGFDCILTSTLDRARETGALVNEILGLPTFEDERLGEQDWGDWTGLTKDELKALRKEVRREEHKGFGFRPEGGESRDEVLFRACDALIEFAAEHPGESVLVVTHNGVLRCLAHALSGSDFLPGDPVAYLPYRLHRIECIDNELALGELNMEL; encoded by the coding sequence ATGACGACATATTTCTGCATGCGCCACGGATTGACCGAATGGAACCGCGCTTGCCGCATCCAGGGGAACACCGATGTCCCCCTCTGTGAGGAAGGGCGCGACATGGCCCGTAAATGGGGCCGATCCCTGGCCGGGGAGGGGTTCGACTGCATCCTGACCAGCACGCTCGACCGGGCCCGGGAGACCGGCGCGCTGGTCAACGAGATTCTGGGCCTGCCCACGTTCGAGGACGAACGGCTGGGCGAGCAGGATTGGGGCGACTGGACCGGTCTGACCAAGGATGAACTCAAGGCCCTGCGCAAGGAGGTCCGCCGCGAGGAGCACAAGGGCTTCGGCTTCCGGCCGGAGGGCGGGGAGAGCCGCGATGAAGTGCTTTTCCGGGCCTGTGACGCGCTTATTGAATTTGCCGCCGAGCACCCCGGCGAATCCGTGCTGGTGGTCACCCACAATGGGGTCCTGCGCTGTCTGGCCCACGCGCTGTCCGGCTCGGACTTCCTGCCCGGCGATCCGGTGGCCTATCTTCCGTACCGCCTGCACCGCATCGAATGCATCGACAATGAACTCGCCCTGGGCGAGCTGAACATGGAGCTATAA
- a CDS encoding glycosyltransferase: protein MRIVFYCQHVLGVGHMFRSLEIVKALKNHEVILVTGGAEVDFDPPANMTRVQLPGLMMDAKFTRFIPLEDGAEVDEVLVRRLRLFKEIMAKYRPDIFMVELFPFGRKKFRFELLPILKKVRKGEYGPCRSVCSVRDILVEKKDMQRQVERVHGYLNPNFDHVLVHSDPNLVRLDETFPGVEGIVPEVHYTGYVARKPDPAETARLADELRLDETPLVVVSVGGGHIGRDLLRGALAASPILHRTHPHRLAVFTGPYVEEDEFAHLQTLAEAHPHITVRRFTKRFLAYLDLARLSVSLGGYNTTMNLLATNTFGLMYPFLQNREQNMRARRIEQKGGLKVITQDDLGPERLAGLMRDGLDRKAAPLGLNLDGAANSARLLEKIHAAM from the coding sequence ATGCGCATCGTCTTCTATTGCCAGCACGTGCTCGGCGTGGGCCATATGTTCCGGTCCCTGGAAATCGTCAAGGCCTTGAAAAATCATGAGGTCATTTTGGTCACTGGCGGGGCGGAGGTGGATTTCGATCCGCCCGCCAACATGACCCGCGTGCAGTTGCCCGGCCTGATGATGGACGCCAAATTCACCCGCTTCATCCCGCTTGAGGACGGGGCCGAGGTGGACGAAGTCCTGGTTCGCCGCCTGCGCCTGTTCAAGGAGATCATGGCGAAATACCGGCCCGACATCTTCATGGTTGAACTCTTTCCCTTTGGACGGAAGAAATTCCGCTTCGAACTCCTGCCCATCCTCAAGAAGGTCCGCAAGGGCGAATACGGTCCCTGCCGATCAGTCTGCTCCGTGCGCGATATCCTGGTGGAAAAAAAAGACATGCAGCGCCAGGTGGAGCGGGTCCACGGTTATCTGAATCCCAATTTCGACCACGTCCTGGTCCACTCGGACCCCAACCTGGTCCGTCTGGACGAGACCTTTCCCGGCGTGGAGGGCATCGTCCCCGAAGTCCATTACACCGGCTACGTGGCCCGTAAGCCCGATCCGGCCGAAACCGCGCGGCTGGCCGATGAACTGCGTCTCGACGAGACCCCGCTGGTGGTCGTGTCCGTGGGCGGCGGGCATATCGGCCGCGACCTGCTGCGCGGGGCCCTGGCCGCCTCGCCCATCCTGCACCGGACCCATCCGCACCGGCTGGCCGTGTTCACAGGCCCCTATGTCGAGGAAGACGAGTTCGCCCATCTGCAAACCCTGGCCGAAGCGCATCCGCACATCACGGTCCGGCGTTTCACCAAGCGCTTTTTGGCCTACCTGGACCTGGCCCGTCTGTCGGTCTCGTTGGGCGGCTACAACACCACCATGAACCTGCTGGCCACCAACACCTTCGGGCTCATGTATCCATTCCTCCAGAACCGCGAGCAGAACATGCGCGCCCGGCGTATTGAGCAAAAGGGCGGCCTCAAGGTTATCACCCAGGATGATCTCGGCCCGGAACGGCTGGCCGGGTTGATGCGCGACGGCCTGGACCGCAAGGCCGCGCCGCTCGGCCTCAACCTGGACGGGGCCGCCAATTCGGCGCGTCTCCTTGAGAAAATCCACGCCGCCATGTAG
- a CDS encoding enoyl-ACP reductase, giving the protein MLLKDKKALIFGVVNDRSIAYGIARQLREHGARLAFSYAADPIERRLAPICEELGGEFLYKCDVANDDEIAAGADLVREKWGDVDILVHSIAYANREDLKGRFIDTSREGYKVALDVSSYSLVALCRAFEPLLNPGASVLTMSYYGSGKVVANYNAMGVAKAALEACVRYLAVDLGEKGVRINAISAGPVKTMAASGISGFKTILGRIEEKAPLRRNITIDDVGKCALYLASDLSSGTTGDVVFVDSGYNIMGV; this is encoded by the coding sequence ATGCTGCTCAAGGACAAGAAAGCCCTCATCTTCGGCGTGGTCAACGACCGCTCCATAGCCTACGGCATCGCCCGACAACTCCGGGAGCACGGCGCGCGTCTGGCCTTCAGTTACGCCGCCGACCCCATCGAGCGCCGCCTGGCCCCCATCTGCGAGGAACTCGGCGGCGAGTTCCTGTACAAATGCGACGTCGCCAACGATGACGAAATAGCCGCGGGCGCCGACCTCGTGCGCGAAAAATGGGGCGATGTGGACATACTCGTCCACTCCATCGCCTACGCCAACCGCGAAGACCTCAAGGGACGGTTCATCGACACCAGCCGGGAAGGCTACAAGGTCGCCCTGGACGTGTCCTCCTACTCCCTGGTCGCCCTGTGTCGCGCCTTCGAGCCCCTGCTCAACCCCGGTGCGTCCGTGTTGACCATGAGCTATTACGGCTCGGGCAAGGTCGTGGCCAACTATAACGCCATGGGCGTGGCCAAGGCCGCCCTCGAAGCCTGCGTGCGGTATCTGGCCGTGGACCTGGGCGAAAAGGGCGTGCGCATCAACGCCATCTCCGCCGGGCCCGTCAAGACCATGGCCGCCTCCGGCATTTCCGGTTTCAAGACCATCCTCGGCCGTATTGAGGAAAAGGCGCCTCTGCGCCGGAACATCACCATCGACGATGTGGGCAAATGCGCCTTGTATCTCGCTTCGGATCTGTCCTCCGGCACGACCGGCGACGTGGTCTTCGTTGACTCGGGATACAACATCATGGGCGTGTAG
- a CDS encoding LysR family transcriptional regulator — MELYQLRTFVAVAEEGNFTRAGKRVHATQPAVSAHIKALEEELGVRLFDRVPRGVELTQAGAELVHDAIEVLAAAQTLQARAVTLGGEVAGQVALGLCTDPGFLKATSLIDLMSEQFPKLNLKLIQSPSGVILSEIRARNLDAGFIFSGNPYRDLEAVKLAEPEYSIMGAASIRDELAAADAEGLSAFAWVMPASHSPFRELQLDIFNKFGIVPARTIGADSEEVIRALVLEGKALALVREDEGAAMLDSGLAAECALVGRHSVEVNFVYRKGEDDLPSLAAIIELVRRTWEV, encoded by the coding sequence ATGGAATTGTATCAATTGAGGACGTTTGTGGCTGTGGCCGAGGAGGGCAACTTCACCCGTGCGGGCAAGCGGGTGCATGCCACCCAACCCGCTGTTTCCGCGCATATCAAGGCGCTGGAGGAGGAGTTGGGGGTCCGTCTGTTCGACCGGGTGCCGCGCGGCGTGGAATTGACCCAGGCCGGGGCCGAGCTGGTGCATGACGCCATCGAGGTGCTGGCTGCGGCCCAGACGCTGCAGGCCCGGGCCGTGACGCTCGGCGGCGAGGTGGCGGGCCAGGTGGCGCTCGGCCTGTGCACGGACCCGGGATTTCTCAAGGCAACCAGTCTCATCGACCTGATGAGCGAACAGTTCCCCAAGCTCAATCTCAAGCTGATCCAGTCGCCGTCCGGGGTTATCCTGAGCGAGATCCGGGCGCGCAATCTGGACGCGGGGTTCATTTTTTCGGGCAATCCGTACCGGGATCTGGAGGCCGTCAAGCTGGCCGAGCCCGAGTATTCGATCATGGGGGCGGCGAGCATCCGCGACGAGTTGGCCGCGGCCGACGCCGAAGGGCTGTCGGCCTTTGCCTGGGTCATGCCCGCCAGCCACAGCCCGTTCCGGGAATTGCAGTTGGACATATTCAACAAGTTCGGCATCGTTCCGGCGCGGACTATCGGCGCGGATTCCGAGGAGGTCATCCGGGCCCTGGTGCTGGAAGGCAAGGCGCTCGCCCTGGTGCGCGAGGACGAAGGGGCGGCCATGCTCGACAGCGGGCTGGCGGCCGAGTGTGCGCTGGTGGGGCGGCATTCGGTGGAAGTAAATTTCGTGTATCGCAAGGGTGAGGACGACCTGCCGTCCCTGGCGGCGATCATCGAGCTGGTGCGGCGTACCTGGGAGGTGTGA